Below is a window of Blastopirellula marina DNA.
ACTCAGTCGATCACGGGGCAACATGGAAGATTGGAACCGGGGCCCATCCCGAAACAACTGAGGCCCAGGTCATCGAAATTCGTCCCGGGCAACTCATGCTGAACTGCCGTTATAACGACGCATCATCACGAGTGGTGATGATTACTAGCGATCTAGGTAAGACATGGCAGGAACACGGCACCTCGAAGAACGCTTTGATCGAACCTGTTGCATGTATGGCAAGCTTAATCGATGTCGATCAAGAATTGGGCGAAAATACCGGCGGTTGGCTTCTGTTCTCGAATCCAAATAACCTTAGCTCTCGCCAGTCAATCACGATCAAAGCATCGAACGATCTGGGACAAAACTGGCCCGAGAAGTATCAACTGTTACTCGATGAAGGGAGAAGTGCGGGGTACTCGTGCCTGACTATGATCGATCACGAAACCGTCGGCATCTTGTACGAAGGAAGTGCATCAAAGCTGGTCTTCCAGCGAATTCCACTAAGAGACGTGATAGACAAGGTCTCCGAATTCAATGCCGCACCGTAGATTTGGCCAAGGTAACTCCAAAATGGAAGCTAACCTATGCTCTTCATAGCCAATTCGCATGCCACGATGGTTGCACTTATCGCGAGTAAAACTCCGCTTGAGGCCACTTTGTGAAACATGGTATGACCTGATTCGGAATGAGAACGATGGACGGTTTTTCACGGGAATTGCTGTTCCGAACCGATCGATGGTCATAACACAGGTGATTTGCGAATGATTGGGGAACTTGTAGCCCGAGTATTCGATGAGCCGTTCGAGTGGCTTCAAATGTGGCGAAGAACGATGCTAGCAAGGCGGTTGGTTCGGCAATTGAACTTAGCCGATGATCTGGTCGCGAAAGTAGCATTTACGTCTGGTCATTCAAAATTCAAATCAAATCAAAAGACTAGTGAGATCGTGGCACTTCTCGGCGAAGTTGAGAGACTTCGGCCGCGTATTCTCTGCGAAATTGGTAGCGATCGAGGTGGGACTCTAGCCCTATTGGCGCAGGTGGCTTCGGATGACGCTTTAATCGTTTCCATTGACCCGATTCATCAGCATCGGAATACGATTCCTTACGAGAGTTTGGTCCGAGGTTCACAGCGATTGATCCGAATTGGTGGCGATTCCCATGCTTCCGAGGTCATCGGGCATTTGAAAACTGTATTAGCGGGACACACGCTTGATTTCTTGTTGATCGATGGCGACCACTCCTACAGCGGTGTTAAGCAAGACTTCGAGATGTATGCACCACTCGTCCGAAAAGATGGTTTGATCGCTTTTCACGATATTGTGCCGATTCAGTCTGAGGCGTCCCAAGCATATGTTGGCGGTGTACCCGATTACTTTACCCAGGAAATCGCTCCAACTTATGAAACACGAACCTGGATCGATAGTGCCACGCAGGATGGATATGGAATTGGAACGCTGGTCTGGCCAGGCGAGCGAGTAGCCACCAACCAGGCAATGGACGCATGGGTTGCTAGGTCGGCATAGTTGGCCCCCATTTGAATCGTACATGATGTTTGACAGTGAGGTCTAAGGAGACGAGCATGCATCGCACATCCCTTTCGAAGATGGAAGCATTCTGGGAAACCTACATGTTGCCCGAATGCGAGCGGTCACCCATCCGTGTCTTGGAGATCGGTTCGAAGTGCTATGACGATCATCCTTCTTATCGACAAGTGATGGATCATGAAAACGTTAGCTACTGCGGGCTTGATCTCGAGGCCGGTCGGAACGTGGACTTGGTTCCTGGCCATCCCTTCGTTTGGAAGGAGTTAGGGTCGAATCAATTTGATTTTTGTATCTCAGGGCAAACCTTTGAGCATAACCCAATGTTCTGGGTGACATTTGCTGAGATTGCTCGTGTTCTACGGCCAGGTGGGATCGCACTGGTTATCGCTCCAGGGAGTGGCGCCGTGCACCGCTACCCGCTTGATTGCTGGCGATTTTATCCTGATGCGTGGAGCAGCTTGTGCCATTACTGTGGTATCGAACTCGTTGAGACCTATTTCGAGAATCATGGAAACAGAAGGTCCGAGCCCAGTTTGATGTGGTGCGATAGCTGTGTCATTGCTCGAAAACCGACGTTCGAAGATGCCAGCCAGCAAGCCGCATTGGATCATCGGCTTAACGCGATTTCGGCAACGGCTACGTTTGACGTGCCAAGTGCTGACTACTCGGGGGACGGGCCATGTTTCGTCAGTTACGAATCAACTGCGCCATACCATCGCAAGCGAAAGGGCTTGATCGCAGCGGTGAGCCGGCTTGCTAAGCAGCTTAAGCGATATACCAGAGGGGTTCGCAAAAGTGCTCCGAGCCGAGCGGCATAGTTTGATTACGATCGAATCGAAGACGCGCTCGAGTTCCTATGCGGCTTGGTGCGATTTGCTGAGTGTGTCGATCAATTCAAGAAAGGCCTTGCGTTTCTGAGCTCGCAAGGCTCGATCGCCTGCCAAGCCGACTTCATGGACCCAGTCGTCTCGCCACTCAATGTAGGCTTGCCGAAGCTCGACGTTAGGCAAGATAGAGGCCTCGCGTATTTTGCGGTCTGGCAGGAGTGCAGGATCCCATTTGGAATAGATTCGACGCCAATTGGCGCCTCCGGTGTCGAGACCAATGAACCAGTCTTGACTGAAATCAAGGCCCGTCTCTTCGGCTTCAGCAAAGCGAAAAAAACAATATCCGGCCCAAAGAAACCAGCGATCCTTGGCCCAACGTTTGTCACCGTAGAATGGCAGTGTCTGCAGCTTCTGAAACGGATCACAGGCATTCGTCGGAATCAGATCATGATCGATGAAGCCGAAGCTGGAAGGTCGGGCAGGTCTTAGGATTTGCTGCCACACCCAGTTCATCGCTTGTCCATGAGAACGACTTGCCGCTGATCGCCCTTGCCAAGGGTTCTTAGGCAAACGGATGTAGGGCAAGTCGTTGGTTCGACAGTGTCGTTCAATGGCACTTGCTGCATCTGCATTGGATGAGTTGTCAGCAATGAGGTAGGTCGCGTGAGGTATAAAATCTCTCACACGTTTTGCTTGAGCCAGGATAAGCTCGTTGTCATTGAATGCGATGGAAACGATCACTTGCCGATCGCGACAAAGCGAGATGAGCGATTCCGACGTCCCGTCAGGCGGCGATTGGCGACAGTAGGCTCGATCAATCAGGCGATATCGCAACGCTTTGATCGAATGCAAAATCGGGCGCAATCTAGCCCAATCCGAAAACGTGTATTCTCGTAATGGCTTTGGCATGAAGATTTACATGGTCCAAGAGGCGAGCGATTTCAAACGCAATCTTTCGTTTGAAGAAGGCTAGGCGGTCCGTAACAAGTTATTACTACATAGTAGATTGGGGCTAGTCCTGGATGTTTGTTTTTGGCGGGACTTTTCGTCGAAACATGCATTATGAACAGCCGCCATGGCGCGGAAGTTGTCCTCAATGGTCCATGCCGTCGCAGACTGCCGTGCAGCTATTCCCATCTGACGACGCTTCTCACTGCACGTAAGTTGACACAGGTACGTGCTTAAGTGCTGCATTTCGAGTGGTGATGGCAAGATGAAGCCACTTACTCCATGCGTAATTCGATCGGCGGCTCCGTTGCAACGTGTCGTGATTGTTGGCAATCCGCAGGACATGGCCTCTAGTACGGTCAAGCTGCATGCGTCATAAAAGGTCGGATGAACGCAAACATCGGCGGCAGAGTAAGCAGGTTTGGCATCGGGCAACGAGCCTGCATAAGTAACGGTATGTTTCCCGAGTTGAACGCTTTTTGCACTTTGGCGGTGTCCTCCTACGACCAGTAGGTGCAGCTTCCCTTGAAAGTCTTGCAACCTCCGGATTGCCCGTACGAGATGCGGCACTCCTTTCAATCGATGATTGTGTGCGATGGTGAGAAGGCAAAGTTCGTTCTTGCCAATGGCGAATCCCTGTCTTGCTTCGTGTCGAATGGCTTCATTCCGGACAGGTTGAAACTGCTCGGTGTCGATTCCATTGGGAACACAATGGATACGATTCAGTGGAATGCCCTCTTGCTTATGGAGTCCCTCAGCTGCCATCTGAGAAACCGCGATGTACCAACCGCTAGTGCTTGAAAACTGAGCCGAACTGATCTGGCCCAAGTGCCGTTTCCGTCCAGAAAAATACGAGACAAGATGTGACGCAACTCGCGCCAATACAGGCCGTGAGGTCTGACTCGCTTCTTGCATTGCTCGGCGTGAGCCCACATGAGATTGAAAAATATCGAATCGAAGTCCCAGCCCCATGTCATGGACGATGTCAAAGTGTTCGCGGGCGTAAATTCCGTCGAGTTGCTGAAGTGCACTGAGTCGATTAGGGGCCTCAAGTTGCTGAACATATTCTGACGGGATCGGTAAATCGGCCGCCACTTTCAATCCAATAACCCGAATCTGATGCCCTTCAGCTAGCAGCCAGCGGCAGAATTGAAGTGACCACGATTCGGCACCTCCGTGCTGGGGATCAATTCTCGGAATGGTAATAGCTATCCGCATGTCATTTATGCTATTCGAGTCTTACGATATTGAAATTGATATTTTATGCCCAACCCAGAGTGGGTATTCTTCTTCGACGGGTTAATTAACCTCTTGCGAAAAGGTTGTCAATTGCGTTTGCCATCTAAATCGAGAGTATGGTTTGACTGTTCCACAGTCCGACAGCTAAGCAATGATCTGCCAGTCGGTCTGTCGCGTTTAGAGATAAATGCACTGCGCGGTTCGCTTGCGTTGCCACCGGAACATGTTGGATTTTGTGCATTCGATCGATACGGCAATCAAATGGTTGAAGTGTCGCGGGATCGTATCGTAACGCTGGTCGAGCAATTCGGCCGTTCTCGTCATGGGGCCCTGTTGAACTCGTGTGGTCCCCGTAAGAACAAGACATACCTCAAGCAGGTTGGACGTGATCTTGAGCGATTCATACGCGTCGCTTCGAGAGCTTCATTGTCGCGAGCCCGGCGGCTGTTTACGCCGGAAGCAGCAATCCCCCAATGGCAACCGGGCGACGTCTTTGCGTTGACTGGGAGTACCTGGGATCGGTTAAACGAGCGTATGTTGAACGAGATCGTTTTCGATCACGGTTTGCAACTCGCAGTGATCGTTTCCGACATGATCCCAGCAATCTACCCTCATCAATTTCACTCTAAGGAATTGGTATTAGCTTTTGAAAAGTTCGTTGAATTTGTCGCCAAGCATAGTTCATTAACGCTAGGTATTTCTCAGTCGACAAAGAACGACTTCGATCGTTTCGCCCGACAACGGGGTATCACGCCTCGGCATAGTGAAGTGATCTATTTGGGAGCCGATCCGATTCCGGAATGTCCGAGTACGCCAAACGGCCTACCCGATACTCTGATTCAACAACCGTTTGTTGTCAGCGTGAGCTCTATCCAAGTCCGTAAAAACTATCAGCTCCTGTATCAACTCTGGAGAAGGTTTGCTGAGGAAGGACGTACTAATATTCCTCGACTCGTGATTGTCGGTTCGAAGGGTTGGTTAGCGAGCGATCTTACGTACCAAATAGAGCGTGACCCATTGGTGAAAGACTCGATTGTGATTCTCAATCATGTCGACGACGAGCAACTGCATTGGCTGTACGCAAATTGCAACTTTACGTTGTATCCGTCGCTCTACGAAGGTTGGGGCTTACCAATCGTCGAGGGCATGATGCATGGTAAGGTCTGTCTGGCATCCAGCACCTCGTCAATGCCTGAGGCAAGCCAAGGACTCGCCGTACACCTTGATCCGCTCGATTTCGCAAATTGGCATCAAACAATTGTTCGATGGTGTGACAAACCCGAAATCCTCGCCGAACTTTCTAGGGGAATCCGAGAGCGTTATCGCCCGCGCACCTGGGGAGAATTCGGAACGGAGTTTTGCGAGCGTCTTTGTCACCTTGCTAATGGTAATGTCGTGAGTCGCGCAGCATGAAGCCAGTCGTCACGGTACTGATGCCGATTTA
It encodes the following:
- a CDS encoding class I SAM-dependent methyltransferase encodes the protein MLARRLVRQLNLADDLVAKVAFTSGHSKFKSNQKTSEIVALLGEVERLRPRILCEIGSDRGGTLALLAQVASDDALIVSIDPIHQHRNTIPYESLVRGSQRLIRIGGDSHASEVIGHLKTVLAGHTLDFLLIDGDHSYSGVKQDFEMYAPLVRKDGLIAFHDIVPIQSEASQAYVGGVPDYFTQEIAPTYETRTWIDSATQDGYGIGTLVWPGERVATNQAMDAWVARSA
- a CDS encoding glycosyltransferase family 4 protein; translation: MVEVSRDRIVTLVEQFGRSRHGALLNSCGPRKNKTYLKQVGRDLERFIRVASRASLSRARRLFTPEAAIPQWQPGDVFALTGSTWDRLNERMLNEIVFDHGLQLAVIVSDMIPAIYPHQFHSKELVLAFEKFVEFVAKHSSLTLGISQSTKNDFDRFARQRGITPRHSEVIYLGADPIPECPSTPNGLPDTLIQQPFVVSVSSIQVRKNYQLLYQLWRRFAEEGRTNIPRLVIVGSKGWLASDLTYQIERDPLVKDSIVILNHVDDEQLHWLYANCNFTLYPSLYEGWGLPIVEGMMHGKVCLASSTSSMPEASQGLAVHLDPLDFANWHQTIVRWCDKPEILAELSRGIRERYRPRTWGEFGTEFCERLCHLANGNVVSRAA
- a CDS encoding methyltransferase domain-containing protein encodes the protein MHRTSLSKMEAFWETYMLPECERSPIRVLEIGSKCYDDHPSYRQVMDHENVSYCGLDLEAGRNVDLVPGHPFVWKELGSNQFDFCISGQTFEHNPMFWVTFAEIARVLRPGGIALVIAPGSGAVHRYPLDCWRFYPDAWSSLCHYCGIELVETYFENHGNRRSEPSLMWCDSCVIARKPTFEDASQQAALDHRLNAISATATFDVPSADYSGDGPCFVSYESTAPYHRKRKGLIAAVSRLAKQLKRYTRGVRKSAPSRAA
- a CDS encoding glycosyltransferase family 4 protein, with translation MRIAITIPRIDPQHGGAESWSLQFCRWLLAEGHQIRVIGLKVAADLPIPSEYVQQLEAPNRLSALQQLDGIYAREHFDIVHDMGLGLRFDIFQSHVGSRRAMQEASQTSRPVLARVASHLVSYFSGRKRHLGQISSAQFSSTSGWYIAVSQMAAEGLHKQEGIPLNRIHCVPNGIDTEQFQPVRNEAIRHEARQGFAIGKNELCLLTIAHNHRLKGVPHLVRAIRRLQDFQGKLHLLVVGGHRQSAKSVQLGKHTVTYAGSLPDAKPAYSAADVCVHPTFYDACSLTVLEAMSCGLPTITTRCNGAADRITHGVSGFILPSPLEMQHLSTYLCQLTCSEKRRQMGIAARQSATAWTIEDNFRAMAAVHNACFDEKSRQKQTSRTSPNLLCSNNLLRTA